A region from the Stygiolobus caldivivus genome encodes:
- a CDS encoding ABC transporter ATP-binding protein yields the protein MLGLYDVSSGYGKKLVLQDISFEIKESGVYIVLGRNGAGKTTLLRTIAGILKPLKGKIVKEGSIAYLSHSLALPNEMTVREALEFFSGILGGDVNNVVEKFDLKGLLDKRITDLSQGQKKRVSVAKTFLKDHDIYLFDEPTENLDPITASRIREEIVSLSKSKIVIYTSHNLYEARDIGKYVLVIDGGRLKLFKPISEIRLKEYKIGIRASQDLSKILDGEYQGEYFVITVDDPSKVNQIIQELLSRNIQIYEVKEMKNPLEDLLK from the coding sequence GTGTTGGGCCTTTATGACGTCAGTTCGGGCTACGGTAAAAAGTTAGTCCTACAAGACATTTCGTTTGAAATTAAGGAAAGTGGAGTTTATATTGTTTTAGGTAGGAACGGCGCGGGCAAGACAACTTTACTAAGGACTATTGCGGGAATCCTTAAGCCCTTAAAAGGAAAAATTGTAAAGGAAGGGTCGATAGCTTACCTCTCTCATTCCTTAGCATTACCTAACGAGATGACGGTAAGGGAGGCGTTAGAGTTCTTTTCTGGCATTTTAGGTGGGGATGTTAATAACGTGGTCGAGAAATTTGACCTAAAGGGCTTACTGGACAAGAGGATTACTGATTTATCTCAAGGACAGAAGAAGAGAGTTTCAGTTGCAAAGACCTTCTTAAAGGATCACGATATTTACCTCTTTGATGAACCTACCGAGAATCTAGACCCTATTACCGCGTCAAGGATAAGGGAGGAGATAGTTTCACTATCTAAGTCAAAAATCGTAATTTACACTTCTCACAACCTCTACGAAGCTAGGGACATCGGGAAGTACGTCTTAGTGATAGATGGAGGGAGGCTTAAGTTATTTAAGCCGATAAGCGAGATTAGGCTCAAGGAGTATAAGATAGGGATAAGGGCTTCGCAAGACCTCTCTAAAATACTGGACGGGGAGTACCAAGGCGAGTACTTTGTTATCACAGTTGACGACCCTTCAAAAGTTAACCAAATAATACAAGAGTTATTAAGTAGGAATATACAGATTTATGAGGTTAAAGAAATGAAGAACCCTCTGGAGGATCTGTTAAAATGA
- a CDS encoding DUF973 family protein, whose product MFGDILLAGLGVLLFSVSPLISSVLIYVGVGRVLPKLSLGKPPQHYYQPQQTLQPPPQPQQVSAPRQSVPYQYGYGRIYSNGIAEFTVYSPYKAQIIKASISGTSYTTTDIAPNQLNVGYNNIKATFIANQGLILNTSYTIQLYLSDGQIVDIQALYS is encoded by the coding sequence ATCTTTGGAGATATACTCCTAGCCGGTTTAGGCGTACTTTTATTCTCTGTTTCTCCGCTTATATCTTCAGTACTCATTTATGTAGGCGTAGGTCGGGTTTTACCAAAGCTTTCATTGGGCAAACCTCCTCAGCATTATTATCAGCCCCAACAGACTTTACAACCTCCTCCTCAGCCCCAGCAAGTTTCTGCACCTCGACAATCCGTTCCCTATCAATATGGTTATGGAAGGATTTATAGTAACGGTATTGCAGAATTCACCGTCTATTCCCCGTATAAAGCTCAAATTATAAAGGCAAGTATTTCAGGAACAAGCTACACGACTACTGATATAGCTCCTAACCAACTAAATGTTGGTTATAATAACATAAAAGCAACATTTATAGCGAACCAAGGACTAATCCTAAATACCTCCTACACAATTCAACTATACCTATCTGACGGACAAATTGTAGACATACAAGCGTTATACTCATAA
- a CDS encoding AAA family ATPase, with the protein MRLYFRRREEEKIRGINSWTLIYGRRKTGKTTLIKNNLKMDFYALIADSNNAIDLNDNIMKIDDVIKEVKSTLSKGGTAVIDEFQRLPEVFWSMISNWKREGVLVLVASSYGIVNKVFDRNSPLLGLFLPMDNIL; encoded by the coding sequence ATGAGATTATATTTTAGAAGACGAGAAGAAGAAAAGATAAGGGGCATTAACAGTTGGACTTTAATTTACGGGAGGAGAAAGACCGGAAAGACTACGCTCATAAAAAACAACCTAAAAATGGACTTTTACGCACTAATAGCGGACTCAAACAACGCAATAGACCTTAACGATAATATAATGAAAATAGACGACGTCATAAAGGAGGTAAAATCAACGCTATCCAAGGGAGGTACTGCAGTAATAGATGAATTCCAGAGGTTACCCGAGGTATTCTGGAGTATGATAAGCAATTGGAAAAGGGAAGGGGTCCTAGTCCTCGTGGCTTCCAGTTACGGGATAGTCAATAAGGTATTTGATAGGAATAGCCCGCTCCTCGGGTTATTTCTGCCAATGGATAATATCTTATGA
- a CDS encoding type III-B CRISPR system CMR subunit Cmr7, which yields MTEIYYVFVPLVNNVNYNLSNKENNKKNFSVNHSSTGKEIKIELTGNDHISGIKENDKNGKKYVEIHNILVLTGYAIDENSLELVPTLDPCDYVKGILIAGKLQEEIDKKAMSITFSKDEVMNKLYFIRKSKVDLKEQATIKLIIAENKKVSKTKYNSLNIDEHKIQGIKYLYGITDADAINDLKIKLNDMINYYSIGS from the coding sequence ATGACAGAAATCTATTACGTGTTTGTTCCTTTAGTGAATAATGTAAATTACAACCTATCAAATAAAGAAAATAATAAGAAAAATTTTTCTGTGAATCATAGTTCAACAGGAAAAGAAATTAAAATTGAATTAACAGGGAATGATCACATATCTGGGATAAAGGAAAACGATAAAAATGGTAAGAAATATGTAGAGATTCATAACATTTTAGTTCTTACTGGATACGCAATAGATGAAAATAGTTTAGAATTAGTTCCTACATTAGATCCTTGTGATTATGTCAAAGGGATTCTCATAGCCGGTAAATTACAAGAGGAGATAGACAAAAAAGCTATGTCTATAACTTTCTCTAAAGATGAAGTAATGAATAAACTGTATTTTATAAGGAAATCTAAAGTTGATTTGAAAGAACAAGCAACAATTAAACTAATAATAGCGGAAAATAAAAAAGTGTCCAAAACCAAATATAATTCCTTAAATATTGACGAACATAAAATCCAAGGAATAAAATATCTCTATGGCATTACTGATGCCGATGCAATTAATGATTTGAAAATAAAGCTTAACGATATGATTAACTATTATAGCATAGGATCTTGA
- a CDS encoding glycosyltransferase, whose product MDVTVGLPTYKNNGTTIGLLLNALTVQTYKKFSVLIVYKPSEGDKTEEVVRKYSGQLDIEIVHQTEGYFDEALNLLYSRANGDILITTDDDAVPSPSWVEDHVRLHEKYPEVGLLGPIMSSQSPASFFKRLYNKFMEPPLEPSFYEYSTYYAKTGILVGNPNIGKVSTPYVKSFSFMGVNMSVKREVYKDFRLLPMTLRGIGNEPFLALHTFRKGYVSANFHSCCNITHEERDSLSRPKSVSGIKERYAELMLSVYYLSKFYKLDLTRLSLDVKTKLAVWNLRKKSEQERAMIEGLRAGLRIALEAIKEGKDEKWIRSKLTELNYQRP is encoded by the coding sequence ATGGACGTTACAGTAGGTCTACCGACGTACAAAAATAACGGCACCACTATCGGTCTACTGCTAAATGCACTAACAGTGCAGACTTATAAGAAGTTCTCAGTGTTAATAGTCTATAAACCTTCGGAAGGGGACAAGACCGAAGAGGTAGTGAGGAAATACTCAGGACAGCTAGATATAGAAATAGTCCACCAGACGGAGGGGTACTTCGATGAGGCTTTAAACTTACTCTACTCAAGAGCTAACGGGGATATTTTAATAACTACCGATGACGACGCAGTCCCGTCCCCAAGCTGGGTAGAGGACCACGTAAGGTTGCATGAAAAATACCCTGAAGTAGGTCTCCTCGGCCCAATAATGAGTTCACAGAGCCCGGCCAGCTTCTTTAAAAGGCTCTATAACAAGTTTATGGAACCGCCCTTAGAGCCCTCCTTTTATGAGTACTCTACCTATTACGCTAAGACCGGGATCCTTGTAGGAAACCCGAATATAGGTAAAGTCAGTACACCTTATGTAAAGTCGTTTAGCTTTATGGGGGTTAACATGAGCGTCAAGAGAGAAGTCTATAAGGACTTCAGGCTATTGCCTATGACACTTAGAGGAATAGGTAACGAACCTTTCCTAGCCTTGCACACCTTTAGGAAGGGTTATGTAAGCGCTAATTTCCACAGCTGTTGTAATATAACGCACGAAGAGAGGGATTCATTAAGCCGCCCCAAGTCAGTCAGCGGGATAAAAGAGAGGTATGCTGAGCTTATGCTTTCTGTGTATTATTTAAGTAAATTCTATAAATTAGACCTGACAAGGCTGTCCCTGGACGTTAAGACGAAACTAGCGGTGTGGAATTTGAGGAAGAAGAGCGAGCAGGAAAGAGCCATGATAGAAGGGCTAAGGGCGGGTTTAAGGATAGCACTAGAGGCAATTAAGGAAGGGAAAGACGAGAAGTGGATAAGGAGTAAGTTAACAGAACTTAACTACCAACGTCCTTAA
- a CDS encoding glycosyltransferase family 4 protein, which translates to MKILFALVRTKVSGGVRYIFEVANGLADKGHDVKIVSLYGDHTWFRNLKAEVIYKPLKLNKFSVLTYNLYKIYRYLTLRSARGSPYDTFLLISSALGVRPDSIVELAGLIRNFDADVTIATYYLTAFSVWFSQNKNPFYLVQDFPELVKEYDGRLGLNVFFLSLRLPFSFVTVSSYAKQIILENNPTAKVTLAHPGVNLNVFKPKRADGKSEGKEKVMVILRGTKFKGDEIALKVLKNVNKKIPIHAVIVGGKSLVRHYAKTIGLDFEHSVFSNVSDEVLAELYSSSNAFLYTSYAESFGLPPLEAMACGTPVVMTDNKGSSDYAVDGFNALISQPGDVKSLSDNLLKLLQCDKLRETLIENGLNTAKKFTWERTVENFGNALKEIN; encoded by the coding sequence ATGAAAATTTTATTCGCGTTGGTCAGAACGAAAGTGTCGGGCGGAGTTAGGTATATCTTTGAAGTAGCTAACGGATTAGCGGATAAGGGTCATGATGTAAAGATAGTTTCTTTATACGGAGATCATACTTGGTTCAGGAATTTGAAAGCAGAAGTTATTTATAAACCTTTAAAACTAAACAAATTCAGTGTCCTTACTTATAATCTGTATAAAATTTATAGATATCTAACCTTGAGAAGCGCTAGGGGAAGCCCTTATGACACATTTCTGCTAATATCATCTGCACTTGGAGTGAGACCAGATTCTATAGTCGAATTAGCAGGATTAATCAGGAATTTTGACGCTGACGTAACAATCGCAACGTATTATTTAACCGCTTTTTCAGTCTGGTTCTCACAGAATAAGAACCCGTTTTACCTTGTGCAAGATTTTCCTGAGCTGGTTAAAGAATATGATGGGAGGCTCGGTTTAAACGTGTTTTTCCTTTCATTGAGGCTACCTTTTTCCTTTGTGACGGTGTCCTCATATGCCAAGCAAATCATCCTTGAAAATAACCCGACAGCAAAAGTCACGCTCGCTCACCCCGGCGTCAATTTAAACGTTTTTAAGCCTAAGAGGGCTGACGGTAAAAGCGAGGGGAAAGAGAAGGTAATGGTAATATTGAGGGGGACTAAGTTTAAGGGCGATGAGATCGCCTTGAAAGTCCTGAAAAATGTTAATAAAAAAATCCCTATCCACGCGGTTATCGTAGGAGGGAAAAGCCTGGTTAGACACTATGCTAAAACTATAGGCCTTGATTTCGAGCATTCGGTCTTTTCTAATGTATCGGATGAGGTCTTAGCTGAGCTCTATTCTTCCTCAAACGCCTTCCTTTACACCTCTTATGCTGAAAGTTTCGGTTTACCCCCTTTGGAAGCTATGGCGTGCGGTACTCCGGTAGTCATGACCGATAATAAGGGTTCCAGTGATTACGCTGTAGACGGGTTTAACGCCTTGATTTCACAGCCCGGCGATGTTAAGTCTTTATCTGATAATCTGCTAAAATTGTTACAGTGTGATAAGTTGAGGGAAACGCTGATTGAAAACGGTTTAAACACTGCAAAAAAGTTCACATGGGAAAGAACAGTAGAAAATTTCGGGAACGCGTTGAAGGAGATAAACTAA